In Oncorhynchus clarkii lewisi isolate Uvic-CL-2024 chromosome 16, UVic_Ocla_1.0, whole genome shotgun sequence, one genomic interval encodes:
- the LOC139367566 gene encoding uncharacterized protein, with protein sequence MDEKCPKSKLKRKKLSIEEPLTDIFSRNTLIKNNESSSASIKSLRSTRPVVPIETWWSRGDLAAVESLWALTLSSALPCLDAHPWDPVPDLPTASTLSSNVDQQIEWRWCSLSEDMTPLPSSPLSTPTAPHCSTPDSPLNLSPGLEKTLLPVPVQTSQTTSTINGPPSKSAPCLEGPGEGTSSSGAGRPRPPSLGAQVPSSYGRGGPWSGWGVSSRKDTKRGEGGQNTAAARPHPTARRPGGEKESHPSTPQLFIRAGNGGSSLPAEARKGGGGEEGEKRGMKRLQLPANQVDATSSTSDSFTAAPMEEAEGEKREEGLSGMSRADWVAGKDGGGRAMQSCPMCLVPFPAGFTQMDCDSHLAKCLSEMTLDMTW encoded by the exons ATGGATGAGAAATGCCCAAAGTCAAAACTAAAAAGAAAGAAATTGTCTATCGAGGAGCCCCTGACTGATATATTTTCCAGGAACACGCTGATAAAGAACAACGAAAGTTCCAGTGCATCGATTAAAAGCTTGCGTTCAACGAG ACCTGTGGTCCCTATAGAGACGTGGTGGTCCAGAGGTGACCTGGCTGCAGTTGAGAGTCTCTGGGCCCTGACTCTGAGCTCTGCTCTTCCCTGTCTTGACGCTCACCCCTGGGACCCAGTCCCTGACCTTCCAACAGCCTCCACACTG AGCTCTAATGTAGACCAGCAGATTGAATGGAGATGGTGTAGCCTCAGTGAGGACATGACTCccttgccctcctctcctctgagtaCTCCCACTGCCCCACACTGTTCCACCCCAGACTCTCCTCTCAATCTTTCTCCTGGGCTGGAAAAGACTCTCCTCCCAGTCCCAGTACAGACTAGCCAGACAACATCCACCATCAATGGCCCTCCTTCGAAGTCTGCTCCCTGTCTCGAGGGGCCCGGAGAGGGGACCAGTAGTAGTGGTGCTGGCCGCCCCAGACCACCAAGTCTGGGAGCCCAAGTGCCTTCTAGCTACGGAAGGGGAGGCCCATGGAGTGGATGGGGAGTGTCATCCAGAAAGGACACAAAACGAGGGGAAGGAGGGCAAAACACGGCAGCGGCCAGACCCCACCCTACAGCCAGGCGaccaggaggagagaaggagagtcaCCCCTCTACTCCTCAGCTATTCATCAGAGCAGGGAACGGAGGATCATCATTACCAGCAGAAGCAAgaaagggtggaggaggagaggagggcgagaagagggggatgaagaggCTGCAGCTACCTGCAAACCAGGTGGATGCCACGTCCTCTACCTCTGACAGCTTCACTGCTGCTCCCATGGAGGAGgcggagggggagaaaagggaggaaGGGTTGTCTGGGATGAGCAGAGCTGATTGGGTTGCTGGCAAAGACGGAGGAGGAAGGGCAATGCAGAGCTGCCCCATGTGCCTGGTGCCGTTTCCAGCTGG gttcactCAGATGGACTGTGACAGCCACCTGGCCAAGTGTCTGTCGGAGATGACCCTCGACATGACCTGGTGA